A window from Aquabacterium sp. NJ1 encodes these proteins:
- a CDS encoding flavodoxin family protein encodes MNKLAVIYHSAHGHTEHIAHHIVEGASSIAGANATLLRAEDLTRTPDALTAYDGFILGSPIYLGGVSGAFKSFMDATGRLWRHQALKGKVAAGFTVSSLPAGDKQSTLMSMFVFSMQHGMLWVGNPFLPEQHQGVPYDDAVNRLGSWSGLMAQAGHGSPADAFAPGDTKTARLFGQHVATTVTRLSAQPAS; translated from the coding sequence ATGAACAAGCTTGCCGTCATCTATCACAGCGCGCACGGGCATACCGAGCACATCGCCCATCACATCGTGGAAGGCGCCAGCAGCATCGCGGGTGCCAACGCGACGCTGTTGCGCGCCGAAGACCTGACTCGTACCCCCGATGCCCTGACCGCTTACGACGGGTTCATCCTGGGCTCGCCCATCTACCTGGGCGGCGTCTCGGGCGCCTTCAAGTCCTTCATGGATGCCACCGGGCGCCTGTGGCGCCACCAGGCCCTGAAGGGCAAAGTCGCGGCCGGGTTCACCGTGTCCTCGCTGCCTGCGGGGGACAAACAATCCACCTTGATGTCGATGTTTGTCTTCAGCATGCAGCACGGCATGCTGTGGGTGGGCAACCCCTTTCTGCCCGAGCAGCACCAGGGCGTGCCGTATGACGACGCCGTCAACCGGCTGGGCTCCTGGTCAGGCTTGATGGCCCAGGCCGGGCACGGCTCGCCAGCTGATGCCTTCGCACCGGGCGATACCAAGACAGCGCGGCTGTTCGGCCAGCACGTCGCCACGACGGTGACGAGGCTTTCAGCGCAACCGGCAAGCTGA
- a CDS encoding DUF2938 domain-containing protein, with protein MDILHDISRIALIGIGATAIMDLWLTLLKRLGVNTQSFALIGRWVGHLLRGKVAHAAIARSEPIVGELAWGWLTHYAVGTAFAALLAVLAGRAWLANPTLAPALAVGALTVAAPLLVMQPAMGAGFLASKTPAPLKNCMRSLANHSVFGLGLYLSASLMAFITA; from the coding sequence ATGGACATCCTGCACGACATTTCTCGCATCGCCCTGATCGGCATCGGGGCCACGGCCATCATGGATTTGTGGCTCACCCTCCTCAAACGCCTGGGCGTGAACACCCAGAGTTTCGCCCTCATCGGCCGCTGGGTCGGGCACCTGCTTCGCGGCAAGGTTGCCCATGCGGCCATCGCCAGGAGTGAACCCATTGTGGGTGAACTGGCCTGGGGCTGGCTCACGCACTACGCCGTCGGCACGGCCTTTGCTGCGCTGCTCGCGGTGCTCGCCGGCCGCGCCTGGTTGGCCAACCCCACGCTTGCGCCGGCACTGGCCGTGGGCGCGCTCACCGTGGCCGCGCCCTTGCTCGTCATGCAGCCCGCCATGGGGGCTGGCTTCCTGGCCAGCAAGACACCCGCGCCCCTGAAGAACTGCATGCGCAGCCTGGCCAACCACAGCGTCTTTGGCCTGGGCCTTTACCTGTCGGCCTCGCTGATGGCGTTCATCACGGCTTGA
- a CDS encoding helix-turn-helix domain-containing protein, with protein sequence MDIAEVAKRSGVPASTLRYYEKVGLIASIGPQGVRRQFAPAVLDQLALIALGQAAGLSLDEVHTMLSPGGGVNIDRQLLVAKADDIDATIRQLKAVSRGLRHAAACPAPSHAACPTFQRLLKSAASGALDRQRVGRKVAPKRARP encoded by the coding sequence ATGGACATTGCCGAGGTCGCCAAGCGCTCGGGCGTTCCCGCGTCAACGCTGCGTTATTACGAAAAAGTGGGGCTGATCGCCTCCATCGGCCCGCAAGGTGTGCGGCGCCAATTTGCGCCTGCCGTGCTGGACCAACTGGCTCTGATCGCACTGGGGCAGGCGGCAGGTTTGTCGCTCGACGAGGTCCACACCATGTTGTCACCCGGTGGGGGCGTCAACATCGACCGGCAGTTGCTGGTGGCCAAGGCCGATGACATCGACGCGACCATCAGGCAACTCAAGGCGGTCAGCCGGGGGCTGCGGCATGCAGCGGCGTGCCCCGCGCCCAGCCATGCGGCGTGCCCGACGTTTCAACGCTTGCTCAAATCTGCCGCCTCGGGGGCGCTGGATCGCCAGCGCGTGGGCCGCAAGGTGGCGCCCAAGCGCGCCAGGCCTTGA
- a CDS encoding VOC family protein → MIDHTGVVVSDIERSKHFYLAALGAIGYQLLMALPASVTGHTDVAGFGEPPKPDFWISAGQPNQPPVHIAFRVASRQLVDAFYRAAMAAGGRDNGGPGLRPHYHPNYYGAFVLDPDGHNIEAVCHDTA, encoded by the coding sequence ATGATCGATCACACCGGCGTTGTCGTCAGCGACATCGAGCGCAGCAAACATTTCTACCTGGCTGCCCTGGGCGCCATTGGCTACCAATTGCTGATGGCCCTGCCGGCTTCGGTCACCGGCCACACCGATGTCGCGGGCTTTGGTGAACCACCGAAGCCGGATTTCTGGATCAGCGCAGGCCAGCCCAACCAGCCGCCTGTTCACATCGCATTCAGGGTGGCTTCCCGCCAACTGGTTGACGCGTTCTACCGCGCCGCGATGGCAGCGGGCGGCCGAGACAATGGCGGCCCCGGCTTGCGACCGCACTACCACCCCAATTACTACGGCGCTTTTGTGCTGGACCCTGACGGGCACAACATCGAGGCGGTCTGCCACGATACCGCTTGA
- a CDS encoding NADPH-dependent FMN reductase, protein MRILSVSGSVRAASINTAFLRAVAQSMPSDVQVTAYEDLALLPIFNPDLDGTPPAQAAQWRTLVAQADALLIASPEYAHGITGAMKNALDWLVSHEPFVNKPVAVVNTSDRAHHADDALRETLITMNARLIEEASITIPLLGSPIHLDDLARTRLVIDASAKILEGLRQASACDTAANTPRHPTGSP, encoded by the coding sequence ATGCGCATCCTGAGCGTCTCTGGCAGCGTGCGTGCCGCGTCCATCAACACGGCGTTCTTGCGCGCTGTGGCGCAATCAATGCCCAGTGACGTTCAGGTCACTGCCTACGAAGACTTGGCCCTGCTGCCCATCTTCAACCCTGACCTGGATGGCACGCCACCAGCGCAGGCTGCGCAGTGGCGCACCCTGGTTGCCCAAGCCGATGCCCTGCTCATTGCCAGCCCGGAATATGCGCATGGCATCACGGGTGCGATGAAGAATGCGTTGGACTGGCTGGTCAGCCATGAGCCGTTTGTCAATAAACCCGTTGCCGTGGTCAACACCTCAGACCGGGCACACCATGCCGACGATGCACTCCGTGAAACCTTGATCACGATGAACGCCCGGCTGATTGAGGAAGCGTCGATCACCATACCGTTACTGGGCTCCCCCATTCACCTTGATGACTTGGCTCGGACCAGGCTGGTCATCGACGCCTCCGCAAAAATCCTTGAAGGCCTGAGGCAGGCAAGCGCATGTGACACCGCGGCTAACACGCCCCGCCACCCGACGGGCTCACCATAA
- a CDS encoding MFS transporter — translation MKNAPEAPPIESLSVAPGDIAVGVVIGRASEYFDFFVYGIASVLVFPALFFPFVDRLQGTLFAFTLLALAFVVRPIGTLVGMAIQQQWGRSTKLTAALFLLGSSTVGMALLPGSETSGAWVAISMLTLCRIGQGLALGASWDGLPSLMALNAPESRRGWYAMLGQLGAPLGFILASGLFAYLWGSLSTEDFLSWGWRFPFFTAFTINVVGLFARLRLVVTHEYERELDAHELDPCNPKELFQEQGLNVVIGAFAALASYALFHLVTVFPLSWVALHASQAIGRFLSIELVGAVLCAIAMPLSGIMADKIGRRRTLGTLAIAIAAFSVVTPWLIDGGAIGQDAFILIGFVLLGLSYGQSAGSVTSNFLPKFRYTGAALTADLAWLLGAAFAPLIALGLSMHFGLLAVSVYMMTGAVATLLALRVNKSLSAVRD, via the coding sequence ATGAAAAATGCTCCTGAAGCGCCCCCCATCGAATCGCTTTCTGTCGCGCCGGGCGACATTGCGGTGGGCGTGGTGATCGGACGGGCATCCGAGTATTTCGACTTCTTCGTCTACGGCATCGCGTCCGTGCTGGTCTTCCCGGCGCTCTTCTTTCCCTTCGTTGACCGATTGCAAGGCACCTTGTTCGCCTTCACGCTGCTGGCGCTGGCCTTCGTCGTGCGCCCCATCGGCACCCTGGTGGGCATGGCCATCCAGCAGCAATGGGGGCGCAGCACCAAGCTGACGGCCGCCCTCTTCCTGCTGGGCAGCTCCACCGTGGGCATGGCCCTGCTGCCAGGCAGCGAAACATCCGGCGCCTGGGTCGCCATCTCGATGCTGACGCTGTGCCGCATCGGCCAGGGCCTGGCGCTGGGCGCCTCCTGGGACGGCCTGCCCTCGCTGATGGCGCTCAACGCGCCGGAAAGCCGACGGGGCTGGTACGCGATGCTGGGCCAGCTGGGCGCGCCGCTGGGCTTCATCCTGGCCAGCGGGCTGTTTGCCTACCTGTGGGGCAGCCTGTCCACCGAGGACTTCCTGAGCTGGGGCTGGCGCTTCCCCTTCTTCACGGCCTTCACCATCAACGTGGTCGGCCTGTTTGCGCGGCTGCGGCTGGTCGTGACCCATGAATACGAACGCGAGCTGGACGCCCACGAGCTGGACCCCTGCAACCCCAAGGAGCTGTTCCAGGAACAGGGCCTCAATGTGGTGATCGGCGCATTCGCCGCCCTGGCCAGCTACGCCCTCTTCCACCTGGTGACGGTGTTCCCACTGTCCTGGGTGGCCCTGCACGCCAGTCAGGCCATTGGCCGCTTCCTGTCCATCGAGCTGGTGGGCGCCGTGCTGTGTGCCATCGCCATGCCGCTCTCGGGCATCATGGCCGACAAGATCGGACGCCGTCGCACGCTGGGCACGCTGGCCATCGCGATCGCGGCCTTCAGTGTGGTGACCCCCTGGCTGATCGACGGCGGCGCCATCGGGCAGGACGCCTTCATCCTGATCGGCTTCGTGCTCCTGGGGCTGTCGTACGGCCAGTCCGCGGGCTCGGTGACCTCCAACTTCCTGCCCAAGTTCCGCTACACAGGCGCGGCCCTGACGGCGGACCTGGCCTGGCTGCTGGGCGCCGCGTTTGCCCCGCTGATCGCGCTGGGGCTGTCCATGCACTTTGGTCTGCTCGCCGTGAGCGTCTACATGATGACCGGTGCCGTGGCCACCTTGCTGGCCCTGCGCGTCAACAAGAGCCTGTCGGCCGTGCGCGACTGA
- the cyoA gene encoding ubiquinol oxidase subunit II, which yields MYPSRPSRRPLALLGLLGATAALSGCNFVVMKPHGDIARQQADLIVTSTLLMLLIIVPVIVLTLFFAWRYRASNTSATYTPDWDHSTRLELMIWGAPLLIIIALGAITWISTHKLDPYRPLDRIDAERAVPADVKPLVVEVVALDWKWLFIYPEQGIATLNELAAPVDRPIQFKITGSSVMNAFYIPELAGMIYAMPGMETKLHAVINKPGVYQGMSANYSGGGFSDMRFKFHGLSNEDFERWVASNKAEGQPLDRAGFLKLEQPSSRDGVRRYASVDAALYDAILNRCVDASKMCLNQMAAIDARGGLGKGSVSGLTKQTWRTADGMQERIVVAAQCTPVNTRGTATLASSVMAPARTEIAQP from the coding sequence ATGTACCCTTCCCGTCCGTCCCGTCGACCCTTGGCCCTTCTGGGGCTCCTGGGCGCCACAGCCGCGCTGTCCGGCTGCAACTTCGTCGTGATGAAGCCACATGGCGACATCGCCCGGCAACAGGCTGACCTCATCGTCACCTCGACCCTGCTGATGCTGCTGATCATCGTTCCGGTGATCGTGCTGACGCTGTTTTTTGCCTGGCGGTATCGCGCTTCCAACACGTCTGCCACGTACACGCCCGATTGGGATCACTCCACCCGTCTGGAATTGATGATCTGGGGCGCGCCGCTGCTGATCATCATCGCCCTGGGTGCGATCACCTGGATCAGCACGCACAAGCTCGACCCCTACCGCCCGCTGGACCGCATCGACGCCGAGCGCGCCGTACCGGCTGACGTCAAACCCCTGGTGGTGGAAGTGGTGGCCCTGGACTGGAAGTGGCTGTTCATCTACCCCGAGCAGGGCATTGCCACCCTCAACGAGCTGGCCGCCCCGGTTGACCGCCCCATCCAGTTCAAGATCACCGGCTCCAGCGTGATGAACGCGTTCTACATCCCCGAGCTGGCCGGCATGATCTACGCCATGCCCGGCATGGAGACCAAGCTGCACGCCGTGATCAACAAGCCCGGTGTCTACCAGGGCATGTCGGCCAACTACAGTGGCGGCGGCTTCTCGGACATGCGCTTCAAGTTCCATGGCTTGTCCAACGAGGACTTCGAGCGCTGGGTCGCCAGCAACAAGGCTGAAGGCCAGCCCCTGGACCGCGCCGGCTTCCTGAAGCTGGAGCAGCCCAGCTCGCGTGATGGGGTGCGCCGTTACGCCAGCGTGGACGCCGCCTTGTATGACGCCATCCTCAACCGTTGCGTGGACGCCAGCAAGATGTGCCTCAACCAGATGGCGGCCATTGATGCACGGGGTGGTCTGGGCAAGGGCAGCGTGAGCGGCCTGACCAAGCAAACCTGGCGCACGGCCGACGGCATGCAGGAGCGCATCGTGGTGGCGGCGCAGTGCACGCCGGTCAACACACGCGGCACTGCCACCTTGGCCTCTTCCGTGATGGCACCTGCCCGCACGGAAATCGCCCAGCCCTGA
- the cyoB gene encoding cytochrome o ubiquinol oxidase subunit I, with the protein MSPELSQLIFGRLSLEAIPYHEPILVATFAAVALGGLGVLALLTKFRLWGPLWRDWICSIDHKKIGIMYIVMGLIMLLRGFADAVMMRAQQAMAFGDNAGFLPPHHFDQVFTAHGVIMIFFVAMPLVTGFMNYVVPLQIGARDVAFPFLNNFSFWMTAGGGILVMVSLFIGEFAKTGWLAYPPLSGLMQSPDVGVDYYLWSLQIAGIGTTLSGINLIATIIKMRAPGMTMMKMPVFTWTSLCTNVLIVASFPVLAATLALLTADRYLGTNFFTNDMGGNPMLYVNLIWIWGHPEVYILVLPVFGIFSEVVSTFSGKKLFGYASMVYATVVITILSYLVWLHHFFTMGSGASVNSFFGITTMIISIPTGAKIFNWLFTMYRGRIKFEVPMLWTVGFMITFVVGGMTGVLLAVPAADFVLHNSLFLIAHFHNVIIGGVVFGLFAGINFWFPKAFGYRLDAFWGKVSFWCWFIGFWVAFTPLYVLGLMGVTRRMNHFDDPSLQIWFQIAAVGAGIVALGIGAFGVQLLVSYLKRDQLRDETGDIWGGRTLEWSTASPPPDYNFAFTPIVHDNDAWHDMKQRGAKQPMVGFKSIHMPKNTASGFVIAMLATGTGFALIWHMWLFAGLGFVATIAAAIVHTFNYDRDFYIPADEVARSEQARAGSSMASAA; encoded by the coding sequence ATGTCCCCCGAACTCAGCCAATTGATCTTCGGACGCCTCAGTCTGGAGGCCATTCCGTACCACGAGCCCATCCTGGTTGCCACCTTCGCCGCTGTGGCCCTGGGTGGCCTGGGCGTGCTGGCCCTGCTCACCAAGTTCCGCCTGTGGGGCCCGCTGTGGCGCGACTGGATCTGCAGCATCGACCACAAGAAGATCGGCATCATGTACATCGTGATGGGCCTGATCATGCTGCTGCGTGGTTTCGCCGATGCGGTGATGATGCGCGCCCAGCAGGCCATGGCCTTTGGTGACAACGCCGGCTTCCTGCCGCCGCACCACTTTGATCAGGTCTTCACCGCCCACGGCGTGATCATGATCTTCTTCGTGGCCATGCCCCTGGTCACGGGTTTCATGAACTACGTGGTGCCGCTGCAGATCGGTGCGCGCGACGTGGCCTTCCCCTTCCTGAACAACTTCAGCTTCTGGATGACGGCCGGTGGCGGCATCCTGGTGATGGTGTCGCTGTTCATTGGTGAATTCGCCAAGACCGGCTGGCTGGCCTACCCGCCGCTGTCGGGCCTGATGCAATCGCCTGACGTGGGGGTGGACTACTACCTCTGGTCACTGCAGATCGCGGGTATCGGGACGACGCTCTCAGGTATCAACCTGATCGCCACCATCATCAAGATGCGCGCGCCCGGCATGACCATGATGAAGATGCCTGTCTTCACCTGGACCTCGCTGTGCACCAACGTGCTGATCGTGGCCTCCTTCCCCGTGCTGGCCGCCACCCTGGCGCTGCTGACGGCTGACCGCTACCTGGGCACCAACTTCTTCACCAACGACATGGGCGGCAACCCCATGCTGTACGTGAACCTGATCTGGATCTGGGGCCACCCCGAGGTCTACATCCTGGTGCTGCCCGTGTTCGGCATCTTCTCTGAAGTGGTCTCCACCTTCAGCGGCAAGAAGCTGTTCGGTTATGCCTCCATGGTCTATGCCACGGTCGTGATCACGATCCTGTCCTACCTGGTGTGGCTGCACCACTTCTTCACCATGGGTTCGGGCGCGAGCGTGAACTCCTTCTTCGGCATCACGACGATGATCATTTCGATCCCGACGGGCGCCAAGATCTTCAACTGGCTGTTCACGATGTACCGTGGCCGCATCAAGTTCGAAGTGCCCATGCTGTGGACGGTGGGCTTCATGATCACCTTCGTGGTGGGTGGCATGACCGGCGTGTTGCTGGCCGTGCCGGCCGCCGACTTCGTGCTGCACAACAGCCTGTTCCTGATCGCGCACTTCCACAACGTGATCATTGGTGGCGTGGTGTTCGGCCTGTTTGCCGGCATCAACTTCTGGTTCCCCAAGGCCTTCGGTTATCGCCTGGATGCCTTCTGGGGCAAGGTCTCCTTCTGGTGCTGGTTCATCGGCTTCTGGGTGGCCTTCACCCCGCTGTATGTGCTGGGCCTGATGGGCGTGACCCGCCGCATGAACCACTTCGATGACCCCTCGCTGCAGATCTGGTTCCAGATCGCTGCTGTGGGCGCGGGCATCGTGGCACTGGGCATTGGCGCCTTTGGCGTGCAGCTGCTGGTCAGCTACCTCAAGCGCGACCAGCTGCGTGACGAAACCGGTGACATCTGGGGTGGCCGCACCCTGGAGTGGTCGACCGCTTCGCCCCCGCCCGACTACAACTTCGCGTTCACGCCCATCGTGCATGACAACGATGCCTGGCATGACATGAAGCAACGTGGCGCCAAGCAACCGATGGTCGGCTTCAAGTCCATCCACATGCCCAAGAACACGGCCTCCGGCTTTGTGATCGCGATGCTGGCCACCGGCACGGGCTTCGCGCTGATCTGGCACATGTGGTTGTTTGCCGGCCTGGGCTTCGTCGCCACCATCGCCGCCGCGATCGTGCACACCTTCAACTACGACCGTGATTTCTATATCCCGGCCGATGAAGTGGCCCGCTCCGAGCAAGCTCGTGCAGGCAGCTCGATGGCCTCGGCGGCCTGA
- the cyoC gene encoding cytochrome o ubiquinol oxidase subunit III, whose translation MAIASTHVNGAPVFYDNGDHHPQQGTLLGFWLYLMSDCLMFAVLFAVYAVLGHSYAAGPSGADLFDLPLVAVNTALLLFSSITYGFAMIAMQKGSKGGVLGWLAITGLFGLGFLSLELTEFAHLIHEGAGPWRSGFLSSFFTLVGTHGLHVTFGSIWLVTLMVQVSKLGLTPENKRRLMCLSMFWHFLDLIWIGVFTFVYLMGTI comes from the coding sequence ATGGCTATCGCATCTACGCATGTAAACGGGGCGCCGGTCTTCTACGACAACGGCGACCACCACCCTCAGCAAGGCACGCTCCTGGGCTTCTGGCTCTACCTGATGAGCGACTGCCTGATGTTCGCGGTGCTGTTCGCCGTGTACGCCGTGCTGGGTCACAGCTACGCGGCCGGCCCCTCGGGTGCCGACCTGTTTGACCTGCCGCTGGTGGCGGTCAACACGGCGCTGCTGCTGTTCTCGTCGATCACCTATGGCTTTGCCATGATCGCGATGCAAAAGGGCAGCAAGGGCGGCGTGCTGGGCTGGCTGGCCATCACCGGCCTGTTCGGCCTGGGCTTTTTGAGCCTGGAACTCACCGAGTTCGCGCACCTGATCCACGAAGGCGCGGGCCCCTGGCGCAGCGGCTTCCTGTCCTCGTTCTTCACGTTGGTGGGCACACACGGCCTGCACGTGACCTTCGGTTCCATCTGGCTGGTTACGCTGATGGTGCAGGTGAGCAAGCTGGGCCTGACGCCCGAGAACAAGCGCCGCCTGATGTGCCTGTCGATGTTCTGGCACTTCCTGGATCTGATCTGGATCGGCGTGTTTACCTTCGTTTACCTGATGGGCACGATTTAA
- the cyoD gene encoding cytochrome o ubiquinol oxidase subunit IV — MGQHSHDDHHEEGGYHATYKGYLIGFLLSVVLTAIPFWLVMGKVLPSPRVTAFVILGFAAVQMIVHMIYFLHLNAKVEGGWSLLAMVFTVALVVIMLSGSIWVLYHLNTNMMPSMDPAAMRNMP, encoded by the coding sequence ATGGGTCAACATTCTCACGACGACCACCACGAAGAAGGCGGCTACCACGCCACCTACAAGGGCTACCTGATCGGCTTCCTGCTGTCGGTCGTGCTCACGGCCATCCCGTTCTGGCTGGTGATGGGCAAGGTGCTGCCTTCGCCGCGTGTCACGGCTTTCGTGATCCTGGGTTTTGCCGCCGTTCAGATGATCGTGCACATGATCTATTTCCTGCACTTGAACGCCAAGGTGGAAGGCGGCTGGTCGCTGCTTGCCATGGTCTTCACCGTGGCTTTGGTTGTGATCATGTTGTCGGGTTCGATCTGGGTGCTCTACCATCTCAACACGAACATGATGCCCAGCATGGACCCTGCGGCCATGCGCAACATGCCGTGA